A genomic region of Oryza glaberrima chromosome 1, OglaRS2, whole genome shotgun sequence contains the following coding sequences:
- the LOC127758998 gene encoding uncharacterized protein LOC127758998, which produces MDHATAASSSTTTNVAAEVLGLPEAKLNWMILRWAFIDKAISSFGALALAWATIVLLGGFSTLIKQKDFWFVTIISFMEAARLFNSAVDPRDQFILNAPEVVAAQTERFEAMENGSWQRHISINRQVSSSSVTAQGLRAMVTSYYSKRCSCGFFLAKLLLMGFALVQYSAAVASVVLAALRLSKQDYVDPADQGSSDHKSINGSLNLFYGLVLVQGACDLLAQAIFAVADIQLVLRITEAYQLGPLGKQMVTHYMLVTYLRCSGGNVREAMNMDLVSFAMELVRSNSVADRLVGVRVLDSILRVPQYRALALMRLRASADTVGGVVSMLGLTNNTREEVNTRGHAAGVILELSRDLLLESFPAMLPIVSSLIVAADNSGNDVTVSMEFTWFGVKILNKIMDNPDNCNKVADADGQVIASIVNLTDVTGDDRSLSIVSSSAVRDEEIILEAVQVLHKLVSAAGDSGRVLRCKVSDNVYVLRNISKILQHPRSQVKLLVEAIGVLACLALDETGREEIASSPQIIRKLVSFLVPRSQMISEISADRRQLAKPNAEALVMLAMDNQSIVWKIQEELKPQDMQKLVEMLSADSTGFKTNVAKLSVILHANSRAEHAHLQKTIINTALPALLKAIKSEVEKLEDPVLYAGEHANNFQEWRTKQGALLESFVGLSVQICTSIHASDFNEALRSANVTVYMVMQKLRKILDLYKSPAIEFPGIRRVAVELIIWMKQCSSHCNEVFFQCEMDKALKEVAGTEERLEMFKIFYYGVGIVKHSEPISSLVNLALGL; this is translated from the exons ATGGATCATGCAACTGCTGCTAGCAGTAGCACCACCACCAATGTAGCTGCAGAAGTACTTGGGCTGCCAGAGGCGAAGCTGAACTGGATGATACTGCGCTGGGCGTTCATCGACAAGGCGATCAGCAGCTTCGGGGCGTTGGCACTCGCTTGGGCCACCATCGTCCTGCTCGGTGGATTCTCCACCCTCATAAAACAGAAGGATTTCTGGTTCGTCACCATCATCTCCTTCATGGAAGCTGCCAG GCTTTTCAACAGTGCCGTGGATCCAAGGGATCAGTTCATCCTCAATGCTCCTGAAGTAGTGGCGGCACAGACCGAAAGATTTGAGGCTATGGAGAATGGGAGCTGGCAAAGACACATAAGCATCAACCGGCAGGTTTCATCGTCGTCTGTGACAGCACAAGGCTTGAGAGCCATGGTCACGTCATACTACTCCAAGCGCTGCAGCTGCGGCTTCTTCCTCGCCAAGCTCCTGCTGATGGGCTTCGCGCTCGTGCAgtactccgccgccgtcgcctccgtcgtcctcgccgcgctgCGCCTGAGCAAGCAAGACTACGTCGATCCGGCGGACCAGGGCAGCAGCGACCACAAGAGCATCAATGGTTCACTCAACCTCTTCTACGGCCTGGTGCTCGTACAGGGCGCCTGCGACTTGCTAGCCCAAGCCatcttcgccgtcgccgacatCCAGCTGGTGCTCAGGATCACGGAGGCGTACCAGCTCGGCCCCTTGGGGAAGCAGATGGTGACCCATTACATGCTTGTCACCTACCTGAGATGCTCCGGTGGTAACGTCCGCGAAGCCATGAACATGGACCTGGTTAGCTTCGCCATGGAGCTGGTGCGATCCAACTCCGTCGCGGATCGCCTCGTCGGGGTCCGTGTTCTTGACAGCATCCTTAGAGTGCCCCAGTACAGAGCGCTGGCGCTCATGAGGCTCCGAGCTTCTGCCGACACGGTCGGCGGCGTGGTCAGCATGCTAGGGCTGACGAACAACACCCGGGAGGAAGTGAATACCAGAGGACATGCTGCAGGCGTCATCTTGGAGCTCTCTCGGGACCTTCTCCTTGAGAGCTTCCCAGCAATGCTGCCGATCGTGTCATCGTTGATCGTTGCTGCTGACAACTCTGGCAACGATGTGACTGTGAGCATGGAGTTCACCTGGTTCGGTGTGAAAATCCTCAACAAGATCATGGACAATCCGGACAACTGCAACAAGGTCGCGGATGCTGATGGCCAGGTGATTGCAAGCATTGTGAACCTCACAGATGTTACTGGTGATGATCGCAGCTTGAGCATAGTCTCATCATCTGCAGTCAGAGACGAAGAGATCATTTTGGAGGCAGTTCAGGTGTTGCACAAGCTAGTTAGCGCTGCTGGTGATTCTGGGAGAGTGCTTAGGTGCAAAGTCTCTGACAATGTCTATGTACTCAGGAACATTAGCAAGATACTACAACACCCTAGAAGCCAAGTAAAGCTACTTGTTGAAGCCATTGGAGTTCTTGCTTGTTTAGCATTGGATGAGACCGGGAGGGAAGAGATTGCATCCTCTCCACAAATTATTAGGAAGCTTGTCTCTTTCCTTGTTCCAAGGTCACAGatgatttctgaaatttcagctGATAGAAGACAGCTAGCAAAACCTAATGCTGAAgcactagttatgcttgcaatggaTAATCAAAGCATTGTCTGGAAGATCCAAGAAGAACTGAAGCCTCAAGACATGCAGAAACTTGTCGAGATGCTCTCTGCTGACTCTACTGGGTTCAAAACGAACGTTGCAAAACTTTCGGTCATTTTACATGCCAACTCCAGAGCAGAGCATGCTCATCTTCAGAAGACAATAATCAACACTGCACTACCAGCG CTGCTGAAAGCAATAAAGTCAGAAGTGGAGAAGCTAGAGGATCCTGTACTGTATGCTGGAGAACATGCTAAT AATTTCCAAGAATGGAGGACCAAGCAGGGTGCACTACTAGAGAGCTTTGTTGGGCTCAGTGTTCAGATCTGCACATCCATTCACGCAAGCGATTTCAATGAAGCTCTCCGGAGTGCCAATGTTACAGTGTACATGGTCATGCAGAAGCTTAGAAAGATCCTAGATTTATACAAGTCACCAGCCATCGAGTTCCCAGGGATAAGGCGAGTCGCAGTAGAACTAATCATTTGGATGAAGCAATGCAGTAGCCACTGCAATGAAGTTTTCTTTCAGTGTGAAATGGATAAGGCGCTGAAAGAAGTAGCTGGAACAGAAGAAAGGCTTGAAATGTTTAAGATATTCTACTATGGTGTTGGAATTGTTAAGCACAGCGAGCCCATTTCTTCCCTTGTCAACTTAGCTCTCGGTCTCTAA